One Glycine max cultivar Williams 82 chromosome 4, Glycine_max_v4.0, whole genome shotgun sequence DNA segment encodes these proteins:
- the LOC100775409 gene encoding uncharacterized protein, giving the protein MDSPKRQAQKFLVTVTAVVAVVAKRASRLQRKLAAREEWRIELLRSPKKLLSNISSKTLPFRKKKRGEEDWGKGGVWQKAILMGDKCEPLDFSGVIYYDSNGKQVNEMPLRSPRASPVPPGYYFIHHRDRHL; this is encoded by the coding sequence ATGGACTCGCCGAAGCGGCAGGCGCAAAAGTTTCTGGTGACGGTGACAGCGGTGGTGGCGGTGGTGGCGAAGCGGGCGAGCCGGCTGCAGCGGAAGCTGGCGGCGAGGGAGGAGTGGAGGATCGAGCTTCTGCGATCACCGAAGAAGCTTCTGAGCAACATAAGCAGCAAAACGCTGCCGTttaggaagaagaagaggggGGAGGAGGATTGGGGAAAGGGTGGGGTGTGGCAGAAGGCGATCCTGATGGGAGACAAGTGCGAGCCGTTGGATTTCTCGGGAGTGATTTATTACGATAGTAACGGGAAGCAGGTGAACGAGATGCCCCTCAGGTCGCCACGTGCCAGTCCCGTGCCGCCCGGGTACTATTTCATCCACCACCGCGACCGCCACCTCTGA